In Mytilus edulis chromosome 13, xbMytEdul2.2, whole genome shotgun sequence, a single window of DNA contains:
- the LOC139502155 gene encoding dnaJ homolog subfamily C member 16-like, protein MKIAYLFLIACLCAGSASTENLYKVLGVSKTATQKEIKKAYKEMAREWHPDKNSDENAADRFTKINEAYETLGDSNKRDQYDRFGYTAAREQKPSHEYHNPFGNDFFRGFNFNFNGNQQGESVIEKFNINLRAYETKILPESDRKPCFLYTYTDFCFDCARIEHLVEKLIRDLEDVGICVGTFHAGRARSLTGALRIERVPTLIMLINGQLTTFRGSVNTAGLNNFARGVFPKNLFTKINDGNFQDFLDGWNDNHVRALLFIRREEISMRFLAPAFYHKEFIKFGYVNLWTNENSNLTKKYNVNRYRETLLMFNEDTQTPVATLVMPQLSRSTMEEVLIANRFITLPRLSSQRRFEEICPEEMKAKRRRLCVVLVTKKSETGNEKFLNSFRKYVQSSSLTRNERVKFAYIYEDTQKNVIQSFSKGDTSGTDDTQSKVIILWRMEKNHLSYNWLSKGWDIDNIQDSRNHLEDQVKHLLNSDQSLAYRVILPEFNNEHALHLIIRIFYKLWSWGEKVYHYLATYDAITYITVIMSLFLMFGMGFFLQKMASIEEEQIRETIPKRCKPRPPSVNTTTKCINLYELRPETYEELVTNSETGLTVIALVDEDTKKFLLEEFGKLVYPLTRYSGLTFGFVNLDLYMGWYRHLLEESVDKKIDLTNMKVKNCIGTVLAINGHRNYYYIYHPRPARKWIRNTDKVSRAVGFVDTDDSDSDGNKETPVAIEKLLKGLTDWTDRVFDGSIPKVRIPCWPELAIK, encoded by the exons ATGAAGATAgcatatttgtttttgatcgCTTGCCTCTGTGCTGGTTCTGCCAGTACAGAGAATCTTTACAAAGTTCTTGGCGTATCAAAAACAGCAACAcagaaagaaataaagaaagcATATAAAGAAATGGCAAGGGAATG GCATCCAGATAAAAATAGTGACGAAAATGCTGCTGATAGATTTACCAAAATAAATGAAGCCTATGAG ACACTTGGTGATTCCAACAAAAGAGACCAGTATGACAGATTTGGTTACACAGCTGCAAGGGAACAAAAACCTTCACATGAATATCATAATCCTTTTGGTAACGATTTCTTCAGGGGCTTCAACTTTAACTTCAATGGAAATCAACAAGGAGAATCAGTTATAGAAAAGTTTAATATAAATTTAAG AGCTTATGAAACAAAGATCTTACCAGAGAGTGACAGGAAGCCATGTTTTCTATATACTTACACTGATTTCTGTTTTGATTGTGCCAGGATAGAACATCTAGTGGAAAAACTCATCAGAGATCTGGAAGATGTTG GAATATGTGTTGGTACTTTCCATGCTGGACGAGCACGATCTTTGACTGGAGCACTCAGGATAGAGAGGGTCCCAACACTTATCATGCTGATCAATGGCCAGTTGACCACCTTCAGGGGTAGTGTAAACACAGCTGGTCTGAATAACTTTGCTAGAGGAGTATTTCCTAAAAATTTGTTTACAAAG atcAATGATGGAAACTTTCAAGATTTTCTTGATGGCTGGAATGACAACCACGTGCGAGCTTTACTGTTTATTAGAAGGGAGGAAATATCTATGAGATTCCTAGCGCCAGCCTTCTACCACAAAGAATTCATCAAGTTTGGATATGTCAATTTATGGACAAATGAAAATAGTAACTTGACAAAGAAATACAACGTGAATAGATACAGAGAAACTTTACTTATGTTTAATGAAGACACACAGACTCCTGTTGCTACTTTGGTT ATGCCACAGTTAAGCAGGAGTACAATGGAAGAGGTATTGATCGCCAATAGATTTATCACCCTGCCACGGCTATCATCGCAGAGAAGATTTGAAGAGATTTGTCCAGAGGAAATGAAAGCAAAACGAAGGAG ACTGTGTGTGGTTTTGGTGACAAAGAAAAGTGAAACTGGTAATGAAAAATTCCTGAACAGCTTCAGAAAATATGTTCAGTCATCGTCACTGACACGGAATGAAAGAGTGAAATTTGCTTACATCTACGAAGATACACAGAAAAATGTGATTCAGAGTTTCTCTAAAGGTGATACATCCGGAACTGATGATACACAAAGCAAG gTGATTATATTATGGAGAATGGAGAAAAATCATCTAAGTTACAACTGGCTCTCAAAAGGATGGGATATAGATAATATACAGGACAGTCGCAATCATCTGGAAGACCAAGTCAAGCATTTACTTAACTCAGACCAGTCCTTAGCTTACAGAGTTATACTTCCTGAATTTAACAATGAACATGCTTTG CATTTGATCATCAGAATTTTCTACAAGTTGTGGAGTTGGGGAGAGAAAGTTTATCACTATCTTGCAAC ATATGATGCTATAACTTACATCACTGTTATTATGTCCTTGTTTCTAATGTTTGGTATGGGATTCTTCTTACAAAAGATGGCATCCATTGAAGAGGAGCAGATAAGGGAGACAATTCCGAAGAGATGTAAACCTAGACCTCCATCAGT aaATACAACAACAAAGTGTATAAATCTATATGAACTACGACCTGAGACATATGAAGAATTGGTCACCAACTCTGAAACAGGATTAACAGTTATAGCATTGGTAGATGAAGATACTAAAAAGTTCTTGTTAGAAGAATTTGGGAAACTGGTTTATCCTCTAACAAG GTATAGTGGACTTACATTTGGATTTGTGAACCTGGACTTGTATATGGGCTGGTATCGACATCTTCTAGAAGAAAGTGTTGACAAAAAGATTGATCTTACAAATATGAAAGTCAAGAATTGTATAGGCACAGTTTTAGCCATAAACGGCCACAGAAATTATTACTATATTTACCATCCAAGACCAGCACGGAAATGGATACGCAATACAGACAAAGTGTCGAGGGCAGTAGGATTTGTCGACACAGATGATTCAGATAGTGATGGGAACAAAGAAACGCCAGTTGCCATCGAAAAGTTGTTGAAAGGATTGACTGATTGGACAGATAGAGTCTTTGATGGATCTATTCCAAAAGTCAGAATTCCATGTTGGCCTGAATTGGCAATCAAGTAG